A region of the Culex quinquefasciatus strain JHB chromosome 1, VPISU_Cqui_1.0_pri_paternal, whole genome shotgun sequence genome:
TTTATCTCAGCGCGCCAAGCTTCGCCTGGAAATTGGATAAATGCGGACAAGACCCAACTGCTAACCCTGGAGGATGCCTTTAATTATGATACGGAAGTTGATAGCAGTAGCTACGaagttatttttaacaaaaacaaattttcgtcTAAATATGACCAGCGCAAGAAAAATCTTCTCGGTTACAACGATGAGCGAAACAATCTTGTTTATGCTTTTAACATGAATAGCGAGAAATGGCAGTTTGTACCTGTTGAATCAAGCGATCATAACTTGTTTATATGTGAATCAGATCGATTATATTCAATTGAAAACGTGAACATTTTGGCTGATGATAGGCGTGGATACGATTACGGAATTGAAATAAAAGACATAACAAAGGTTCCACGGGGGCCATATTTTATAAAACAGCCTCGTGACACAACATATGATAcgggtaaaataaaaataacaaaagatgTAATGCTGAGTTGCCTTGCTGGAGGTTATCCAATCCCAACGTATTCTTGGTATCGTGAACTTTACACAAATGACAATGTAACGGTTGTCAAACTGGACCCGCTGAAGAATTCGAGATATACAACAAGTGGTGGCAGCCTGATAATTCACGATCCTCAACAAATTCAAGATCAAGGTACGATTCttataattgggtactaaagccctatgtcaatttttatgtacaacgataaaaacacgattaaaaacaatttctgatcactttttttcattttaatgcaatttttttttgacaagacaacattttttcgatggatcaactatggtccccttggaacgagctgtcaagtaggaacttttctgttaagaaggaccgcgaggttaatttttcaaaattgatttaaaaatccattttaaactctttgtggtcgtacaaagggtcattgtactcagaaaaataagctttatcgctgtaaacaataatatcagcaatctaagcttcattttaggacccaatttaacataaatttaAGTTCCGACAGCACTGCAATGAACAGTctttaacattaaaatttgtattgatCCATTACAGGAACATACCACTGCATTGCTGAAAACAAATATGGAAAGATCATTTCGGAAAGCGTCGAGCTAAACTTTGGTTACATCTTAGAGTTTAATCTGCAACGGTCGTCCGAAAACGGTGAAATGAACTGGGGTAAATCTTTGTATTGTGACCCACCTCAGCACTATCCAGACGTACGGTACTACTGGTCACGAACATACTTTCCAAATTTTGTTGAAGAGGATCAGCGAGTTTTCGTTAGCCACGACGGATCATTATACTTTTCCTCGCTAGAAATCAAAGATCGAGCAAACTACTCTTGCAACGTTCAAAGCACAGTCAGTGATACAGGAAGAAACGGTCCATTTTTCAACTTGCAAGTCGTTTCGCATCCTCATTATCAGGACCTTATTTTCGCGAATACGTTTCCCAAAATTTATCCCGAGGCACCGGTCGCCGGGAAGGACGTAAGATTAGAATGTATGGCATTTGGGTACCCAGTACCATCCTACAACTGGACCCGCAAGAGTGGAAACCTTCCTCGGCAATCATATTTAGAAAGCTACAACCGAGTACTTGTGATAAGAAACTCAACGGCGAATGATAATGGCGAATACACCTGTACAATAAAAAATGATCGAAAATTTCTCTCGAAAAGTATTCTGGTAAATATCCAGATGGAGCCAAACTTTACCATTCCACTTAAGGATaagttgaaagattttcaaagTTCCGTGACTTTTTTGTGCGAAGCAACTGCTATTCCTGATGTAAACTACACATGGTATAAAAATGCCCAATTGATGGATCCCGAGAGCAGTAAATTTAACAAAGATAAATATATTATACAAGACAATATTCTGAAAATTAATTTCCTTGATCCAGAAGAAGACAATGGAATGTATCAATGCAAGGCATCAAATCAATTGAAGGGCGTTTACTCATCTGCTCAGCTACGAGTTTTATCAATGAAGCCGTCATTCAAAAAAAAGCCATTGGAATCTGAAATTTATTCTATATATAACGGAAACACCACCATTGAATGTGAACCGGAAGCAGCACCACGACCGAAAATAGTATGGAAAAAGGATGGAAATGTTATAGGCAGCGGTGGTCATCGGAAAATCCTGCCCGTAGGCACCCTTTACATTTCGCCTACTAGTCGAGACGATGAGGGTGTGTATACATGCGTTGCTAGCAATACACAAGGAGTGGCAGAATCGAAAGCTCGGCTTATAGTACTGCAAGAGCTTCGATTTATCGAGCAACTGCCGCCTAAACTGATAAAACAAATCGACGAAATGTTATACTTAAGATGCGATGTCAGCTACGATGAAGTCCTAGATGTGGCGTTTCTGTGGGCACATAACGGACGATTGATTAACAGTGACGATGATGTTTTCAGGAATAATTCtcgattttttgttaataacaaTCACCTGGAAGTTCACAATCTGACTCTTCTAGATTCAGGAGAATACGAATGTATTGTAAAATCTGCGGTAAATCAAGTCGTTTCGAAAACGAACGTGTTTGTGCAAGGTCCTCCAGGTGCTCCAGGCGCTATTAAGGTCATAGATATTAAAAAAACGGATGCTGTTTTGGAATGGATAGATGGTAGCGATAATGGTAGACAAATTATGTTCTATAATATTCTGGGAAGAACCACTTGGAATAAAACCTGGGTGAACATATCGGAAAACGTTGTTGCTCAGGAAATCGATCGATACAACGGAAGAAAGAGAGCAGTAGTAAACAATTTGACACCAGGATGTGGGTACGAATTTAGTGTGATGGCAGTAAACGATTTGGGAGGAGGCACTCCAAGTCTACCAAGTCCGCTTTATAACACCCAAAAAGATAAGCCGTACCTTTTCCCCAAAAATATTGGTGGAGGCGGGGGCAAGATTGGCGATCTAACCATCACTTGGACACCTTTACTTCCTGAAGAGCAAAACAGTATTGATATTCACTACAAAGTGTTCTACCGTTTGCTCGGCCAAAAAGAATTTGCAactgatgttttgaaaaatcgtGGGAACACTGGAAAAGCCGTTGTGCACATCCCTTCTGATAAATACTACACCAAATATGAAGTCAAAGTGCAAGCAATCAATGATCTAGGAGACGGTCCTGTCAGTGATATAGCAGTAATTTACTCGGCGGAAGATATGCCACAAGTGGCTCCACAACAAACCATTGCAAGAAGCTTCAATTCAACGGCTCTTAACGTTTCTTGGGTGTCTGTACCTCAAACTAGGGAAACCATTAGAGGAAAAATGATTGGTCACAGGGTAAGAAAATTTCGCAAGGTTCTATTTCATTATACGAAACAGACCATCTTTTGTACTTTGCGATCCTACGCTGCTCCGCGTTGACAAAAACTTATACCTTTCTTTCTAAATACTAAGCCTGGTCTACAACAGGAGACTCGCAGGATCGCAGACGCAAGCGAAAGTTTTGTACACATGAAAATCAGTCTGATTTTCTACAATGACAATGCTGTGATGCTGCGGTTCCATACTGAAAGCACAGATCGGAGATCGTatgttctaaattcaaaaaacagCAAGCAACGCAGCACATTGTAGATACTCACAGGCAGTAATTGGCCGAACCGTGCATTGTTtgccgggtccggtggcgcagtggttagcgtggtagcctctcaccccagtatggcctgggttcaatcccagacggacccggtggcttttttcgagacgagatttgcctgaccacgccttctatcggatggggaagtaaaacgtcggtccatttgcttaaaagaggttttgggtgactcaccacacataaccttcggacgcctagaaatgagcagaaacttgcaaccgAGACCAAAAAAGACccaggggtcgttaaagtggattactttgctttgctttgtGCATTGTTTGAACTTTTCTCACAATTTGGGTGAGAACCCACGtccaaaaaacaactttttcagaTTCCGTTTTGGGGCGGATGTTTGAACACAAACCCTAATGCACGTTGAAGGAGGTATTTTTTGTCTGCGATGATCTCAATGGTCTGTCATTGTTGCTGTGATTTACCTTTTGGATCGTTAAGTATTTCCAAATTTAGAACTTAAAGTACAGAACTGCAGCACCGCAACATCATCACTGTAGATGATGCGTGCAAACGGTTCAACCTAGGCGGCGAGCTTAGTTTTCGTTGTAGTCATCGACATCTTTTTAAAGTACAAATCGCATCATTGCTTAATTTCACAGCTAAAATACTGGAAGAAGGAACACAAGGAAGAAGATGCTGTTTATTACTTATCTAGATCCATCAATTCATGGGCGTTAATTGTCGGTCTGGAGCCTGACACCTACTACTTCGTTAAATGCATGATATATAATGGAGCCGGGGAAGGCCCAGAATCAGAGAGGTACCTAGAAAGGACATATCGCAGTGCTCCCCAGAAACCACCCTCTTCTGTGAACATTTTTGGAATAAACCCATCTACGATTCGCGTTGTTTGGCGATATATTGCTCCTTCGCAAGACGAAGAGCCTGTGCAAGGATACAAAATTCGGATCTGGGAAACGGATCAAGATATGACAACGGCAAATGACACCGTGGTTCCAATAGGAAACAAACTCGAGAAATATATTGATAATTTAACTCCAGGTAAAGCACGCTCATAAAGAAGGCAAAAATGACGATGTATGTTGTTTTCAGGTAAATCGTACAATCTTCGCGTGCTGGCCTACAGCAATGGAGGAGATGGAAGAATGTCCAGCCCACCGTTAAAGTTTCAAATGGGTATGTGAGATGTGAATGTTAGTATCCTCAAAGTCTGTGATCaaacaaataatataaataatactGTTGGGATGAGTACAAACTCCCTGAAGCAGCGGTTGCATCATtcgttcgttcatataattttccatataaatttggcagctgtctatgggtcattccatctgaagcggaacagcatttgaaaattaccatctccgattctactcaaatttggcagagctgttgagactattaaaacatacaaaaattccgaatttcatccaaatcggaccaccccctccatttttgtaccctcctaaaaatcgacttttttgcgatttttgagcgaaacctctatcttcaaacgacgataactcaggaaccacaaatcttaatcggtcttagactcaattttgaaggaaattggacgtagaaccCATtttcgtgatcaaaatttagattaaaatattttttctacttgtgttgcgcaattgaaaactttaaatggccgtatctcgaaagagtcctatttatttttttaattttaatttgacctcaccatcgtattccccgtccaattttacataagaatcacctatcgacagaaaggaatatgttttgttccagagatatcgaattttaaagttttgagtatttgagattacctaaattagctgcACTCGCCGCATATGCATAGAAGCACTCAGTCGTCACCATGGAATTAATTTATTgttcgaatttcaaaatgccAATGACATGTTTTTCACAGCGGAACTTCCCTAGGACATCACTGGTACTGAACAGACGGTTTGAGTCCATTCTACTGTATCTGCAGACGTcgcataccgtcagtgggggtgactatgggtcaaaaaacgatacacctctcgaaatttcttaataataaaaacaatttaaataacatcgaaaatcattcaacgtagatttgttcttagatagtttactaacattttcccaaaatatggtggattttgatgaacactaccttaaatgccaatagtttgaaaatggacccaatctcatcccttagaggggtgacattgggtcaaatgaaactaaaatggtaaaaacaagtcatccaacagcgtttcttgttcgagggaattttttttttcttaatctgtttatttgctcaaaattaaaatatttacaaaagtaAATAAATGGGGTTCTTTACATCATTCGCTGCGTCCATCTTGTCTTTGCTTATCCTGTAGTATCTTGGCTGTTGCTGCTCTTTTTTCTAGTATTAATTCATCTCGGTCGTCCCAGTATTTCGCAAATTCTTTGTCTATTATTAGCTTCCTTTCTCGAATCGGAATGGTTTCTTATCACTTGGATAAGACGGTGGTCCCTCGTTTGTGTATGCTGGTTTTGGAGTTTCTTGTTGTTTGTCTTCCACTCTTGAGCCACCAGACAACGGTTTGTCTGGCTGGGAAGGTGTCAAACACTCTACTAATACACTCGCGAATGAGCTAGCCTTTTTTGACGAGTTGGTTGGATTCTCTAGCACTTTTCCTCGATACTTACAATTTGCCTTTAAATGATCCTTTGAACCACACACGAAACATTTGTCACTCAACCCTTCGTAGTAAATCCTTGCGTTTAATCCCTGAATCCTAACCTGAGCTGGTATCGCATCGATCACCTCCATAAACACTCCACGAACACCACTCCAAATTGGGAATCCAGTTTCCGCACCGTATCCCGATTCAGCTGTTGAACATTTCCGTATTTTTCCAGAACCTCCTTAATCCGATCATCCTCAACCTCCGGTGGTAATCCGAAAATACGAACATATTTCGATACGCCTCCAGCATCCGCTACCGTAACATCCGCCGCTGTTCCATCACTGTACGAAAACGTGGTTTTCGGACCTAACCTAGAAAAGGCTTCTCCCATTCCCTTGGCCGACTTGAACCGGACGTACAGGCTATGGTCTTCCCGGTACATCGCACTCAAGTCACTGCTGGTCCAACCTTGTTTCCGGAAGAACTGGAAAATTTCTGCATCCTTTGGTTTCCGGGAACCTACTCCGAAATGTATTCTCAGAGTGAACTCTTTCCGTGGCTCCATTGTTTCTCGATGAAAATCAAATGACCTTGAACTGAAGCTGTGCACTGACACGCACGTCTGATTCCAGCGCTGTCTGGAAGACAACTGCCttaatcgtattgacacgctacaatgtttgaagtggagattttcaaacatttgggtagttttcaagcaattctaacaaaaatattagaaaaatgatttttcgagaggtcatttttgaccaaaaacgtaccccaactttaggcatgtgccaaaataacaggatttgttctaggaaccagatttttaagcgaagtcatcttaagatgtcccctacacaacccttttaacagaattcagtttcattgagaataacctgaaaaatggtaaaatccgtaaaaaatcactttgacccaatctcacccccagacccaatgtcacccccactgacgctATTAATgtaagcacagacaaacagacgtaaatctctTTTTAAATCCATCAATCAGGAATATAACGGCTGGTTTGAAATAGATTTGAATTTGGATGTAGTTCTCGGATCATCCACCCGGTGCGGGATGGCACTACAGTCAAGGCACAATCAAACTGACGTTTCAACTAGCGCGCCAAACGTTTCTTTGTTTGTTTTGCCTGTGCGGTGTTCTTCGAGAccaccaaattttgttttatggaTGACAGTTATCAACACCAAAGCGACCCACATATAGTGGGGCACATACATTTTTAGGCTACAAATATAGTGGATCATCGAGATGGAGTTGGTTGGAACTAGGTCTGGA
Encoded here:
- the LOC6051726 gene encoding contactin isoform X2, yielding MLFILYVSIALFVRNAHSQNVKYNLGNNQNTPLQYQSFNGPTPSNDDSFYASVGRYKSPDKFGLRMQEENFCPEHWRTYRSTCLRIHKSPRKDYVNAQKICQAYQGDLVSIDNLEKHSFVLKLLDTETISKSSRFFISARQASPGNWINADKTQLLTLEDAFNYDTEVDSSSYEVIFNKNKFSSKYDQRKKNLLGYNDERNNLVYAFNMNSEKWQFVPVESSDHNLFICESDRLYSIENVNILADDRRGYDYGIEIKDITKVPRGPYFIKQPRDTTYDTGKIKITKDVMLSCLAGGYPIPTYSWYRELYTNDNVTVVKLDPLKNSRYTTSGGSLIIHDPQQIQDQGTYHCIAENKYGKIISESVELNFGYILEFNLQRSSENGEMNWGKSLYCDPPQHYPDVRYYWSRTYFPNFVEEDQRVFVSHDGSLYFSSLEIKDRANYSCNVQSTVSDTGRNGPFFNLQVVSHPHYQDLIFANTFPKIYPEAPVAGKDVRLECMAFGYPVPSYNWTRKSGNLPRQSYLESYNRVLVIRNSTANDNGEYTCTIKNDRKFLSKSILVNIQMEPNFTIPLKDKLKDFQSSVTFLCEATAIPDVNYTWYKNAQLMDPESSKFNKDKYIIQDNILKINFLDPEEDNGMYQCKASNQLKGVYSSAQLRVLSMKPSFKKKPLESEIYSIYNGNTTIECEPEAAPRPKIVWKKDGNVIGSGGHRKILPVGTLYISPTSRDDEGVYTCVASNTQGVAESKARLIVLQELRFIEQLPPKLIKQIDEMLYLRCDVSYDEVLDVAFLWAHNGRLINSDDDVFRNNSRFFVNNNHLEVHNLTLLDSGEYECIVKSAVNQVVSKTNVFVQGPPGAPGAIKVIDIKKTDAVLEWIDGSDNGRQIMFYNILGRTTWNKTWVNISENVVAQEIDRYNGRKRAVVNNLTPGCGYEFSVMAVNDLGGGTPSLPSPLYNTQKDKPYLFPKNIGGGGGKIGDLTITWTPLLPEEQNSIDIHYKVFYRLLGQKEFATDVLKNRGNTGKAVVHIPSDKYYTKYEVKVQAINDLGDGPVSDIAVIYSAEDMPQVAPQQTIARSFNSTALNVSWVSVPQTRETIRGKMIGHRLKYWKKEHKEEDAVYYLSRSINSWALIVGLEPDTYYFVKCMIYNGAGEGPESERYLERTYRSAPQKPPSSVNIFGINPSTIRVVWRYIAPSQDEEPVQGYKIRIWETDQDMTTANDTVVPIGNKLEKYIDNLTPGKSYNLRVLAYSNGGDGRMSSPPLKFQMGM
- the LOC6051726 gene encoding contactin isoform X1 — protein: MLFILYVSIALFVRNAHSQNVKYNLGNNQNTPLQYQSFNGPTPSNDDSFYASVGRYKSPDKFGLRMQEENFCPEHWRTYRSTCLRIHKSPRKDYVNAQKICQAYQGDLVSIDNLEKHSFVLKLLDTETISKSSRFFISARQASPGNWINADKTQLLTLEDAFNYDTEVDSSSYEVIFNKNKFSSKYDQRKKNLLGYNDERNNLVYAFNMNSEKWQFVPVESSDHNLFICESDRLYSIENVNILADDRRGYDYGIEIKDITKVPRGPYFIKQPRDTTYDTGKIKITKDVMLSCLAGGYPIPTYSWYRELYTNDNVTVVKLDPLKNSRYTTSGGSLIIHDPQQIQDQGTYHCIAENKYGKIISESVELNFGYILEFNLQRSSENGEMNWGKSLYCDPPQHYPDVRYYWSRTYFPNFVEEDQRVFVSHDGSLYFSSLEIKDRANYSCNVQSTVSDTGRNGPFFNLQVVSHPHYQDLIFANTFPKIYPEAPVAGKDVRLECMAFGYPVPSYNWTRKSGNLPRQSYLESYNRVLVIRNSTANDNGEYTCTIKNDRKFLSKSILVNIQMEPNFTIPLKDKLKDFQSSVTFLCEATAIPDVNYTWYKNAQLMDPESSKFNKDKYIIQDNILKINFLDPEEDNGMYQCKASNQLKGVYSSAQLRVLSMKPSFKKKPLESEIYSIYNGNTTIECEPEAAPRPKIVWKKDGNVIGSGGHRKILPVGTLYISPTSRDDEGVYTCVASNTQGVAESKARLIVLQELRFIEQLPPKLIKQIDEMLYLRCDVSYDEVLDVAFLWAHNGRLINSDDDVFRNNSRFFVNNNHLEVHNLTLLDSGEYECIVKSAVNQVVSKTNVFVQGPPGAPGAIKVIDIKKTDAVLEWIDGSDNGRQIMFYNILGRTTWNKTWVNISENVVAQEIDRYNGRKRAVVNNLTPGCGYEFSVMAVNDLGGGTPSLPSPLYNTQKDKPYLFPKNIGGGGGKIGDLTITWTPLLPEEQNSIDIHYKVFYRLLGQKEFATDVLKNRGNTGKAVVHIPSDKYYTKYEVKVQAINDLGDGPVSDIAVIYSAEDMPQVAPQQTIARSFNSTALNVSWVSVPQTRETIRGKMIGHRLKYWKKEHKEEDAVYYLSRSINSWALIVGLEPDTYYFVKCMIYNGAGEGPESERYLERTYRSAPQKPPSSVNIFGINPSTIRVVWRYIAPSQDEEPVQGYKIRIWETDQDMTTANDTVVPIGNKLEKYIDNLTPGKSYNLRVLAYSNGGDGRMSSPPLKFQMGITQSPFNGSNKKYSMPAIVISIMVSVWLTLHF
- the LOC6051726 gene encoding contactin isoform X3: MLFILYVSIALFVRNAHSQNVKYNLGNNQNTPLQYQSFNGPTPSNDDSFYASVGRYKSPDKFGLRMQEENFCPEHWRTYRSTCLRIHKSPRKDYVNAQKICQAYQGDLVSIDNLEKHSFVLKLLDTETISKSSRFFISARQASPGNWINADKTQLLTLEDAFNYDTEVDSSSYEVIFNKNKFSSKYDQRKKNLLGYNDERNNLVYAFNMNSEKWQFVPVESSDHNLFICESDRLYSIENVNILADDRRGYDYGIEIKDITKVPRGPYFIKQPRDTTYDTGKIKITKDVMLSCLAGGYPIPTYSWYRELYTNDNVTVVKLDPLKNSRYTTSGGSLIIHDPQQIQDQGTYHCIAENKYGKIISESVELNFGYILEFNLQRSSENGEMNWGKSLYCDPPQHYPDVRYYWSRTYFPNFVEEDQRVFVSHDGSLYFSSLEIKDRANYSCNVQSTVSDTGRNGPFFNLQVVSHPHYQDLIFANTFPKIYPEAPVAGKDVRLECMAFGYPVPSYNWTRKSGNLPRQSYLESYNRVLVIRNSTANDNGEYTCTIKNDRKFLSKSILVNIQMEPNFTIPLKDKLKDFQSSVTFLCEATAIPDVNYTWYKNAQLMDPESSKFNKDKYIIQDNILKINFLDPEEDNGMYQCKASNQLKGVYSSAQLRVLSMKPSFKKKPLESEIYSIYNGNTTIECEPEAAPRPKIVWKKDGNVIGSGGHRKILPVGTLYISPTSRDDEGVYTCVASNTQGVAESKARLIVLQELRFIEQLPPKLIKQIDEMLYLRCDVSYDEVLDVAFLWAHNGRLINSDDDVFRNNSRFFVNNNHLEVHNLTLLDSGEYECIVKSAVNQVVSKTNVFVQGPPGAPGAIKVIDIKKTDAVLEWIDGSDNGRQIMFYNILGRTTWNKTWVNISENVVAQEIDRYNGRKRAVVNNLTPGCGYEFSVMAVNDLGGGTPSLPSPLYNTQKDKPYLFPKNIGGGGGKIGDLTITWTPLLPEEQNSIDIHYKVFYRLLGQKEFATDVLKNRGNTGKAVVHIPSDKYYTKYEVKVQAINDLGDGPVSDIAVIYSAEDMPQVAPQQTIARSFNSTALNVSWVSVPQTRETIRGKMIGHRE